The window TAGGTAGTGGAACTACTGATGAAGGAGAGACTGTATTGATTTCTCCACAACTTAGTAACCTTGCTGCTGGAACGCATAGAATTAAATTCTTTGCTGATGCAGGAACGGCTACGAGCACCTTAGAAGTAGGAACAATGACTGATCCAACTGATCCAGCAACATTTACCTTACTTGGTTCTTTTGCACCTACAACTACTCATGCTGAGTATATACAGAATTTTGATACCTATACAGGAACAGACGAGTACATAGCATTCAGACATATTTTTGCTGGTACTTTTGACACGATGTATTTAGATGATATTGTTTGGGAGCCAATTCCTTCATGTGTAGCTCCCACTGATCTTGCTTTAGTTTCTGCTACAGATACTCAGGTGACTATTGGATGGACTAACAATGCAGGTGCTGCTGCATCTTCAGTGATTTATGGTGCACCTGGATTTGACCCTTTAGTAGCTGGTACTACGGTAGCTGGTACGGGAGACATGGCAACTATCACAGGTCTGGCTGCTGAGACAGCTTATGATTTTTACGTAATTCAAGACTGTAGTGCTACAGGAGACGGTCAGTCAAGCACTTCTGGTCCATTAAGTATCACAACACCTTGCGCAGCAATTCCAGCACCGTATTTTGTAGATTTTGAGAATTTCTCAGCAGCAACATCTGGTTTTGTAAATGACCAATGCTGGAATGAAATAAGTTCTACCATTTATGATTGGGCAATTGATGCTTCTGGCGGGACTACCTCTAGCGATACTGGACCATCAGGTGCATTTAGTGGTTCTACTTTTATGTTTGTTGAATCAAGTAACGGAGCAGATGGAGATATTGCAACGGTACTTTCACCAGCTATAGATCTAACTGCTTTGACAGTACCATCTTTATCATTTTATTATCATATGTATGGTAGTCAAATCACTAGTCTTGAAGTAGGAGTATCAACAGATAATGGAGCAACTTTTACGAATGAATTAACCATTACTGGTCAACAACAAATGGATAGTACAGATCCTTGGTTACAATCTATAATTGATCTTAGCGCTTATGCAAATCAAACGGTGATTGTAAGCTTTACCACTACAAAAGGAACTGGAACTCTTGCTTTTGAAGGAGATGTTTCCATTGATGATGTGAACTTTGATGAGTTACCTGTATGTAATGACGTTACTGCTGTAACGATTGATTCTGTTACCTCCGATTCGGTTACGGTAAGTTGGACAGAAAATAGTATTCCAGCATCTACAGCTTGGGAAGTAATTGCAGTGCCAGCAGGTGATCCTGCTCCAGCGGTAGGAACAAGTAACGCAACTACCAACCCTTTTACAATTTCTTCTTTGATGGGTATTACCTCTTATGATGTTTATGTAAGAGCAGATTGTAGTACGGCATTTGTGGGGCCAGTTGCAGCTACGACTGATTGTCCTGTTTTTGTTCCGGATACTTTTGAGGCATTTACCACCTTTGTTCCAGATTGTTGGGATGTTGCAGATGGTGGAGATCTCACTACGGGACCTACTAATCTTGGAACATCACAATGGTTTGCAGAAGAATTTGCACATGTAGGTTCAGGTAATGGAGCTGTAAATATTAATTTATATCGAGCAGTAGTATCTGACTGGATATTATCTCCTATATATGACCTTTCTGCAGGTGGCTATGAGTTGAATTTAGACGTTGCATTGACAGATTTTAACAGCACAGCTGCTGGTGTAATGGGATCTGATGATTTAGTTGCTTTAGCCTATACTACAGATGGTACAACTTGGACCGCATTGCAAACATGGGATCTTAACAATCAACCAGCAACAGCAGGTGAGACGTATAACGACGCTCTAACAGGTATAAATAGCACAACTGTTCAATTCGGTATTTATGCAACTGACGGTGCGGTTGACGATGTTGGTATCGATTATGATTTCCATATCGATAATTTTCAAGTGAGAACTCCACCTACTTGTCCAGATACTTCTAACCTAACTTTAGTTAGCAATACAGATGTAACAGCTACCATAAATTTTGATAGTGGTAACGCAACAAGTAATGGAGACTATGAATATTCTTTAACAACTGTTGCAGGTGCTGCACCAGCTGTAACGGGAGCATGGTCTGATGTAGCAGGTGCAACACCGAATGTAACTTATACGATTATGGGTCTTACTGCCGAAACAGAATATTTTGTGCATGTAAGAGAAGTCTGTGCTGTAGGTGATGAAAGTGCTTGGACTTTTGTACCAATTAATTTCACAACAGCTTGCGCACCAGTAGCTGCTCCATATACCGAAGACTTTGAAATGTTCACAACAGCTACTTCTGCATTTGCATCAGAGAACTGTTGGTCAGGAACTGGCGGAGCATACTTCTGGGAAGCAGCTCCTGGAACAGATACAGGATCAGGTGGTACTGGACCAAACCCTTCTATAACAACAGGAAATTATTTTTACACAGAGGCATCAAGTGGTGTTACAGGCGATACAACTGACCTTGTATCTCCATTAGTTGACTTAACAGCATTAACAGCTCCAGCATTATCATTCAATTACCACATGTTTGGTGCTGAGATAGGAACTCTAGATGTTCTAGTTAACGGTAGCGTAAATGTTTGGACATTAAGCGGTCAGCAACAAGCTGCTGATACAGATCCTTTTGAACTTGCTGTAGTTGATTTAGCAGCTTACGCTGGTCAGACCATATCAATTACATTTAGAGCCACAAGCGCAGGAATATTTGAAGGAGATATAGCTATCGATAATGTAAGCTTTGACGAGGCTCCTGCTTGTGTAAATGTAAATGGTGTTACTGTTGATTCGGTTACATCTGACTCTGCAACAATAAGCTGGTTAGAAAATAATATTCCACCAGGAACAGCTTGGGAAGTAGTGACAGTGCCAGCAGGAGATCCTGCACCAGCCGTAGGAACAAGTAATGCTACAACAAATCCATTCACCATTCCTGCACTTATGGCAAATACTTCTTATGATGTTTATGTAAGAGCAGATTGTAGTACTAGTTTTGCTGCACCAGTTAATTTCACAACGCTTTGTAATACGTTTACAGCGCCTTACACTGAAGATTTTGAAAACGCAGGAGCAACTCCTGATTGTTGGACTCTTGGTGGTGATGAAGACTGGTTGTTCAATTTATCAGGACCTAATCAAGTAGGTAATGGAGGAACTTTATCTGGCGCAACCGCTTCTGGTGGTTATTATGCCGTAGTAGATGACTCTACACCTGATGCTAGTAATGCTCAAATGGATTCTCCATTTGTAGATATCTCTACATTAGCATCTCCAGAATTAAGTTTTTATTTAATCAGTGATAATACAAGCGATACACGTCCTGTTCCTGTTAACGCAACTCTTACGGTAAGTGTTTGGGATGGTGCTGCATGGAATGTAGCAGGTACTTATAATACGGATACAGTAGGTTGGGAATTAAGAACAATAGATCTTAGTGCCTTCACTTTTACTGGACCAGCCCAAGCCCGTTTTTCTGTTGCAGACTCTGGATCGTTCTATGATGATATCGCAATTGATGACGTTACTTTTGATGAGGCACTTACTTGTATCAATGTGTCAGCTATAACAGTAGATTCTACGACAGCAGACTCTATTACGGTAAGTTGGACAGAAAATAATGTGCCAGCAGCAACTGCTTGGGAAGTAGTAGCAGTGCCAGCGGGAGATCCTGCACCAGCTGTAGGAACAAGTAATGCGACAACAAATCCATTTACTATTCCTGCACTCATGGCAAACACTTCTTATGATATTTATGTAAGAACAGATTGTAGTACGACATTTGCAGCAGCGATAACTGTTACTACAGATTGTACAGTAAACTCGGTTTACCCTTATGTAACTGATTTCACTAACAACGTACCTAATGCATGTTGGGACGAGGCTGGATCTGGAGAGATTACCGATGGTCCTATGACAGTAGGTGCTTCTGAATGGAGAGCAAATAGATCTTATGAAGACTTTGCAGGAAATGTAACTCCTAGTAACGCGATGAACTTATATCGTAACTCAGATCGTGAGTGGTTGCTTTCTGAGCAATATGATATGACAGGTACATCAAATGATGTTCTTTCTATTGAAGTTGCTGTTACAGATTGGACTAATACTGGTGCATCTGATGCTACTGATACGGACACTATGGGGTCAGACGATCAAGTAGATTTATTAATTACTACAGATGGTGGTACCACATGGACTTCTTTAATGACCTGGAATGCAGCAAATCAACCTGCTGTAGATGGAACTAGAGAAGACATCGATTTAAGTGCCTATACAGGTACGGTTCAATTTGCATTCTTTGCTACCGATGGAACCGTAGATGATACAGAAGACTATGACTTCCATGTAGGAATGTTTATCATAGATGGTACCGCAGGTAATAATGATGTATTTGAAAACTCTTTAAGCTTATATCCAAATCCTGTAAATGGTGATACTGTTACTATTAGTATGAGTAATACAAATAACGCAAGTGTTCAAATAGCAATATTTAATACTTTAGGTCAACAAGTATTGACGAGATCTTATCCTCAAGCAACAAATGAAATACGTATTGATAATCTATCTAGATTATCAAAAGGTATGTACCTCATTAAAGTTACCGATGGAAAACAAGAGTCCACCCTTAAATTTATTAAGGAATAAGTAGACCAATCATTTAATTAAAAAGGGGAATCTTTTCAAAGATTCCCCTTTTTTTATGCTGTAAAATATGGGATTATTGTGATGGTAAGAGTTCTTTTAATTTTAAACCCACAAATACTATATTATAAGTCATACTTATACCGCTTTCGCGAAAGCAAAATCTCAACATCCATTCTCAAATATTTCATACTTTAGGGTAAAATCAAGCTTTTCAAAGACATATTCCTATAAGCTTCTATTCCTTCCTGAACTCTCTTGAGTAAAAAGTATACGGTTCAATAAATGAGATACTTGTGATTTAAATTGATTTGAACACAGCGATTAAACGATAAAAACAACCTTTTTAACAATTAATTATGTTTTTTTCTTAACAAGGTCTGAATTTGTTTTAAATTGTTCAACTACAATATTTTAAACAACCGACTTATGAAAATTAAATTACTTTTAATGTTTTTGATTACAGGAGCTTTCCTGTTCCAATCAAATGCACAGACTTTAAATCAGTCCGCAAACTGGGCTGATTCGAATTGGTCATTATCAGGTACGTATACTGCAAGTGGACTACTATCTGACCCTACAGACACAGGAACAACCTTTACTTTTGATGATGATGCCGCCGGTAGCACTTCTTTTGACGATCTTCAACTAACCTCGCCCGTAATTGATCTTACCGCTGCAAATACTGCCGGAGAGACTTGGATTACTATTAGTGGTGACTACACCTTTAGATCTTTAGGAGAAATTTTAATTATGGAAATTTATGATGCAGATGCAATGACGTGGTCTACTTTACAAACATTTGCAGGTAATTCTTCTAATTTTGATTATCAAACTTGTACTGGCTCCACCGCATACATTACTCCTATTATCAATATTTCTGGGTATACTTCTACCCAGTTATCAGGATTTCAATACCGTATTTCTTATGATGATACGGACGATTGGATGTATGGATTTTGTTTTACCTCACCTACAATAACATCTGCTGCGCCACCTTCTTGTGCAGATCCTTCTAGTCTAACTGTTTCTAACCTTACAAGTACAACTGCTGATTTAGGTTGGACAGAACTGGGAACCGCGACTGCATGGGATGTAGAAATAGTTGATGTTACAGGTGGAGGAATGGCAACCGGTACACCGACTGCTTCGGGAGTTGCAAATCCTTATGGAGCTACTGGGCTTATGTCAAGTAATAACTACGAGTTCTATGTAAGAGCAAATTGTGGTGTGGATGGAACATCTGATTGGGTAGGACCTTTTGCATTCACAACAGCACCAGACTGCGGAGATACCGTTACAGGGTTGTGTTATTCTCAAACTAGTACCATTGAAGTGCTTGCGAGTTTTTCTGCTACATCTGGCGATTGGGCAGAGATTGTTTTCAACTCTGGAGGAATAGAATCTTGTTGTGATGAATTGATCGTTTATGACGGTTTAAACGGTACTGGAAATATTATTTATGGAGCATTATCAGGTGGTACTGCATCTAGCGATATTTCAACCCTAGCAGCAGTAGTCAGTACAACAGGTCAAATATCTTTAGCGATTAATTCAGATGGGTCAGTGACATGCGCTAGTTCTTCAACTATAGATCCTATTAGCGTTACTTTTAATTGTGTAACTCCACCTTCTTGTCTAGCTCCTTCTTCTCTAACAGCAATCAATATAACTGCTTTTACAGCAGATTTAGGTTGGATAGAAAATGGT is drawn from Nonlabens dokdonensis DSW-6 and contains these coding sequences:
- a CDS encoding T9SS-dependent choice-of-anchor J family protein, translating into MKLKLLLLSLLYTFTCLITTAQPPNDTFAGAIPIVIPTQGAASPQFTLPFSSDGTTDSGLDNAGCSNSGNDQFFTWTATSLSLTFNSLSPGNPGVAVYDGSMTLISCTDTFVSGQTVSGWALNDNVVIKIFDFQGSNADVAFDLFTIPCPAPDNLDVTPSITSADVTWTNNSTSTETILEYGISGFTAGSGTTINISGGLTTATIPSLMANTEYDYILTQDCSATGDGTSTEATGSFTTLCNPITPDYLADMSLNVPDCWAEANSGNAASGPSDLGAGLWSASNHNGTPSNRINLFSNTRSDWIISPVFDLSTAAPSELNIYVALTESSTSGTGADLGSDDRVSLLMTTDNGATWTEMQAWVQGTVPTDIGESITYDLSSITGSVQFAFLGDEGSVNDLEDVYFHVSTFQVRETPTCPDTINLTLLSFTDVDATINFDSGNVSSLGNYEYSLTTVSGATPAVSGSWTDVAGANPNVTYTISGLSPETEYFVHVREVCAVGNEGPWSITPVTFTTACSPIAAPYLEDFEMFTTSTSAFTSGNCWSGTGGSYFWETAPGTDTSSTGTGPAPSITTGNYFFTEATSGSMGDTTDLISPLVDLTALTAPALSFNYHMFGEDMGTLDVLVNGTTNVWTLSGEQQMSDTDPWRLAVVDLSAFAGQTISVTFRGTKGVDFESDMAIDNVDFGEAPSCFPPINIAVVATTFDGATIDFTNSNASTNSNFEYGAPGFTQGTGIILPQTTSTFTVTGLMSATTYDFYLQSDCGMGDVTTWEGPFSFTTDCNSFTDFNENFDGVSTPDLPVCWTSFVTTPAGTTAAVVQTNTAADNSPSNGVRLYSGSLTGNIGSGTTDEGETVLISPQLSNLAAGTHRIKFFADAGTATSTLEVGTMTDPTDPATFTLLGSFAPTTTHAEYIQNFDTYTGTDEYIAFRHIFAGTFDTMYLDDIVWEPIPSCVAPTDLALVSATDTQVTIGWTNNAGAAASSVIYGAPGFDPLVAGTTVAGTGDMATITGLAAETAYDFYVIQDCSATGDGQSSTSGPLSITTPCAAIPAPYFVDFENFSAATSGFVNDQCWNEISSTIYDWAIDASGGTTSSDTGPSGAFSGSTFMFVESSNGADGDIATVLSPAIDLTALTVPSLSFYYHMYGSQITSLEVGVSTDNGATFTNELTITGQQQMDSTDPWLQSIIDLSAYANQTVIVSFTTTKGTGTLAFEGDVSIDDVNFDELPVCNDVTAVTIDSVTSDSVTVSWTENSIPASTAWEVIAVPAGDPAPAVGTSNATTNPFTISSLMGITSYDVYVRADCSTAFVGPVAATTDCPVFVPDTFEAFTTFVPDCWDVADGGDLTTGPTNLGTSQWFAEEFAHVGSGNGAVNINLYRAVVSDWILSPIYDLSAGGYELNLDVALTDFNSTAAGVMGSDDLVALAYTTDGTTWTALQTWDLNNQPATAGETYNDALTGINSTTVQFGIYATDGAVDDVGIDYDFHIDNFQVRTPPTCPDTSNLTLVSNTDVTATINFDSGNATSNGDYEYSLTTVAGAAPAVTGAWSDVAGATPNVTYTIMGLTAETEYFVHVREVCAVGDESAWTFVPINFTTACAPVAAPYTEDFEMFTTATSAFASENCWSGTGGAYFWEAAPGTDTGSGGTGPNPSITTGNYFYTEASSGVTGDTTDLVSPLVDLTALTAPALSFNYHMFGAEIGTLDVLVNGSVNVWTLSGQQQAADTDPFELAVVDLAAYAGQTISITFRATSAGIFEGDIAIDNVSFDEAPACVNVNGVTVDSVTSDSATISWLENNIPPGTAWEVVTVPAGDPAPAVGTSNATTNPFTIPALMANTSYDVYVRADCSTSFAAPVNFTTLCNTFTAPYTEDFENAGATPDCWTLGGDEDWLFNLSGPNQVGNGGTLSGATASGGYYAVVDDSTPDASNAQMDSPFVDISTLASPELSFYLISDNTSDTRPVPVNATLTVSVWDGAAWNVAGTYNTDTVGWELRTIDLSAFTFTGPAQARFSVADSGSFYDDIAIDDVTFDEALTCINVSAITVDSTTADSITVSWTENNVPAATAWEVVAVPAGDPAPAVGTSNATTNPFTIPALMANTSYDIYVRTDCSTTFAAAITVTTDCTVNSVYPYVTDFTNNVPNACWDEAGSGEITDGPMTVGASEWRANRSYEDFAGNVTPSNAMNLYRNSDREWLLSEQYDMTGTSNDVLSIEVAVTDWTNTGASDATDTDTMGSDDQVDLLITTDGGTTWTSLMTWNAANQPAVDGTREDIDLSAYTGTVQFAFFATDGTVDDTEDYDFHVGMFIIDGTAGNNDVFENSLSLYPNPVNGDTVTISMSNTNNASVQIAIFNTLGQQVLTRSYPQATNEIRIDNLSRLSKGMYLIKVTDGKQESTLKFIKE